The following proteins are encoded in a genomic region of Debaryomyces hansenii CBS767 chromosome G complete sequence:
- a CDS encoding DEHA2G24948p (similar to KLLA0D00374g Kluyveromyces lactis), whose amino-acid sequence MKDARDDKSNNIAILVSSDNYADVELQKELRLEDVTPKLTKWFFQYPHLLKLNIFLGCALFGMVTQGYDGTLMGNLQTIPTWNSYFDDPSGERLSTLSNGVIFGTIATTPFLVIAGDRIRRKHMLLIGIIFSIVGAGLQAGSINYGMFLASRVVLGLGAGATQVSSAPLLAETAYPSQRPAITSMMQASYPTGAFLAALFVYAGFVSDLKYNDWSWRMPSVLQAACPIIQLVLVFFCPESPRWLIAHNKEDEAFEVLTKYHAGGDRNSELVKFEMAEIKAAIAKEQGGRKVSWATWFKTKANLHRLFITIALPSIIQLCGSSLVSYYFSIVLENIGYTKPVEKLKINIGYTVFGGVFGVVAALYSGNIKRRVLMLGSLGLMLITFIIWTILSAINEQTNRENESLGRGIVAVMYFHSGFYHMLSPIGNTYVMEVVPYTLRGKAAIVYSLSTQTWVLFNNYVNNLGMDSISWRYYIVFCVWLFLHMVVIYIFFPETNGLGLEEIAQIFGEDISDMTIEADNAIIEPGEYELKSKLDHIENIENIENIPSQKSNIRQQ is encoded by the coding sequence ATGAAAGATGCTCGTGACGACAAAAGCAATAATATTGCAATACTAGTTTCTAGCGACAATTATGCAGACGTAGAACTTCAAAAAGAGCTTAGATTGGAAGATGTTACACCAAAACTAACAAAATGGTTTTTTCAATACCCACATTTGTTAAagttaaatatatttttaggGTGTGCTTTATTCGGTATGGTTACACAAGGATATGACGGTACTTTGATGGGTAATTTACAAACAATTCCCACTTGGAACAGTTATTTTGATGATCCTTCTGGTGAGAGATTGAGTACTTTGTCAAACGGTGTAATATTTGGGACAATTGCTACGACACCATTCTTGGTTATAGCTGGCGACCGtattagaagaaaacatATGCTTcttattggtattattttctCAATTGTTGGGGCCGGATTACAGGCCGGTTCAATTAACTATGGTATGTTTCTCGCATCCCGTGTGGTGTTAGGTCTTGGTGCTGGTGCAACGCAGGTTTCGTCTGCACCATTGCTTGCGGAAACAGCCTACCCTTCTCAAAGACCAGCTATAACAAGTATGATGCAAGCGAGTTATCCTACTGGAGCATTTTTGGCAGCACTTTTTGTATATGCTGGTTTTGTATCAGATTTGAAGTATAATGATTGGTCTTGGCGCATGCCTTCAGTGTTACAGGCTGCTTgtccaataattcaattagTTTTGGTATTTTTTTGTCCAGAATCACCAAGATGGCTTATAGCTCACAACAAAGAGGACGAGGCATTCGAAGTTTTGACCAAGTATCACGCGGGTGGAGATAGAAATAGCGAGCTagttaaatttgaaatggCCGAAATTAAAGCCGCAATTGCCAAAGAGCAGGGTGGAAGGAAGGTTTCCTGGGCTACATGGTTTAAAACAAAAGCAAATCTTCAtagattatttattacaatTGCGTTACCAAGTATCATACAATTGTGTGGATCTTCACTCGTATCATACTATTTTTCAATCgttcttgaaaatattgggTATACTAAACCGgttgaaaagttgaagatCAATATTGGGTATACTGTGTTTGGTGGTGTCTTTGGAGTAGTTGCCGCATTGTATTCGGGTAATATAAAACGGAGAGTCTTGATGTTAGGAAGTCTTGGGTTAATGTTGATAACATTTATCATTTGGACTATCTTGTCGGCTATAAATGAACAAACAAATCGTGAGAATGAATCATTAGGTAGAGGTATTGTGGCAGTAATGTATTTCCATTCAGGATTTTATCATATGTTGTCTCCAATTGGTAATACCTACGTAATGGAGGTTGTTCCTTACACCTTAAGAGGCAAAGCTGCAATTGTGTATTCATTAAGTACGCAGACATGGGTTTTGTTTAACAATTACGTTAACAACCTTGGGATGGATTCCATTTCATGGAGATACTATATTGTGTTTTGTGTTTGGTTGTTTTTACACATGGTAGTTATATACATCTTTTTCCCTGAGACAAATGGGTTGGGattggaagaaattgcCCAGATATTTGGGGAAGATATTTCTGATATGACGATAGAGGCTGACAACGCAATTATTGAACCTGGAgaatatgaattaaaaaGTAAACTAGACCATATCGAGAATATCGAGAATATCGAGAATATTCCTTCACAAAAGTCAAATATTAGACAACAGTAG
- a CDS encoding DEHA2G24926p (similar to uniprot|P15365 Saccharomyces cerevisiae YJR152w DAL5 allantoate permease), with the protein MVTESKKNEISNEILEVNSDMDFEDQGITKIVSPHTGKVVNITGDVDEAMKYADNEKVIEIDEKTNRRILLKIDMCLMPIMCLLYCFQFMDKLSNSFASILGLREDLNMVGDMYSWTGTSFYLGYLVFEFPASMLLQRFPVVKTVSVFIIIWGVILCLHSVPQYAGFIALRTVLGMLESSVTPAFVILTSQWYKKEEQFIRTALWFSCNGIGMILGSGAIAYNVYIDQANYSLEAWKLIFIITGCLTIFLGFVIMLHFPDTPTKAWFLNDEEKSLVVERIRTNQQGFGNKHFKKHQFIEALLDFKTWLFFIFSIANNIPNGGITNFGSILLTGMGYSPANALLMQMPSGAVEVVGCTLLACGVLFYPYRLFWATVGTVIVIISECMLAFSSNVKVQYSGFCLYTLSPIGFICLLSIIASNVAGHTKKVTTNAIFLIGYCVGNLIGPQTFIDKQAPEYTGAKISIVVNGCVSLVVLILIWYSYWVDNKKRDNNFDKAENVEHLEFADLTDKENPAFRYEL; encoded by the coding sequence ATGGTTACAGAAAgtaagaaaaatgaaatctctaatgaaatattggaGGTGAACTCCGACATGGACTTTGAGGATCAGGGTATAACCAAGATTGTTTCTCCTCATACAGGTAAAGTAGTCAATATTACTGGTGATGTGGATGAGGCCATGAAATATGCAGACAACGAAAAGGTGATcgaaattgatgaaaagaCGAATAGAAGGATACTCCTTAAAATAGATATGTGCTTGATGCCCATAATGTGTTTATTGTATTGCTTTCAGTTCATGGATAAGttatccaattcttttGCTTCAATCTTAGGGTTGAGAGAGGACTTGAATATGGTTGGTGATATGTACTCATGGACCGGGACGTCATTCTACCTTGGTTATTTGGTATTTGAATTCCCAGCTTCTATGTTATTACAGAGATTTCCTGTTGTCAAAACAGTATCcgtatttattattatctgGGGAGTTATATTGTGCTTGCATTCTGTTCCTCAATACGCCGGTTTTATCGCTTTAAGAACAGTCTTAGGAATGCTAGAAAGTTCTGTTACTCCCGCATTTGTAATTTTGACGAGCCAGTGGtataaaaaagaagaacaatttaTCAGAACAGCCTTATGGTTTAGTTGTAACGGAATTGGTATGATATTAGGTTCTGGTGCCATTGCCTACAATGTCTATATTGACCAAGcaaattattctttggAAGCATGGAAacttatcttcattattactGGATGTTTAACGATCTTTTTGGGCTTCGTAATTATGTTGCATTTCCCTGATACACCAACGAAAGCCTGGTTCTTAAACGACGAAGAGAAGAGTCTAGTGGTAGAAAGGATTAGAACTAATCAACAGGGGTTCGGAAATAAGCATTTTAAGAAACaccaatttattgaagCACTTTTAGACTTTAAGACATGGctattctttatattttcgATTGCAAATAACATACCAAACGGTGGTATAACAAATTTTGGTAGTATTTTGTTAACCGGTATGGGATATTCACCTGCCAATGCTTTATTGATGCAAATGCCATCAGGTGCCGTTGAAGTTGTTGGGTGCACCTTGTTGGCTTGTGGTGTTCTTTTTTATCCGTATCGTTTATTTTGGGCAACAGTCGGAACTGTTATTGTAATTATATCAGAATGTATGTTGGCATTCAGTTCTAATGTTAAAGTGCAATACTCTGGTTTCTGTTTATATACATTATCACCTATTGgatttatttgtttattgtCTATTATTGCTTCTAATGTGGCGGGCCACACTAAGAAGGTTACTACAAATGCCATTTTTTTAATCGGTTACTGTGTTGGAAATTTAATAGGCCCTCAAACATTTATAGATAAACAGGCTCCTGAGTATACTGGAGCTAAAATATCTATTGTGGTTAACGGTTGTGTTTCGTTGGTGGTTCTTATTTTAATATGGTATTCATATTGGGTGGATAACAAGAAAAGGGATAATAATTTCGACAAAGCTGAAAATGTCGAACATCTTGAATTCGCTGATCTAacagataaagaaaatccAGCCTTTAGATATGAACTATAG